TGTTAATAGCCCATTCCGAATTACAAGATTGGAAATCATTACAAGATCAGTTTAATGCACTTTTCAACGTGGGTGATTTGCCCAATTTACGACATTACGGTATCGTTATGTATTCATTGGCCACCATaggtgaattggaaaatgtggaAAGGCTATATGCACAACTACTAAGAAGAAAGCTGCTACCCAATTTTGCAGTACTACAGTCCTTACTGTTGGTACACTATAAATGCGCAGATTTAAACGGTTGTTTCGCCCAATTCGATCTATTTGACAAATATTCCATTCCACCATCGTCTTCCACCTATACCATCATGTTGAAAGCATAtagaaatttgaatgatATCGATGGTGCATTAAGATTACTCAAGAAAATGACTGAATCGGCTTACCACGTTATCACTGAAAGGCATTTTTCCATCTTAATTCACATGTGTTCAAAGATTACAAACACTATGATTGCAGAGGAACTTTTCCAATTAATGGTAGACCATTACAATATAACACCAACGGGGTTATCGGTAGCAGCTCTCATGGACGTCTACATCGCTAGTGGTGTCCCTCAGGAATCACTCTCGTTGTTTAAAAAGTATGCACAATTAAAACCAGTCGATGAAGGTTTAATATCCATTTACAATAGAGCCATTACGgcaagaattgaaatggGTGAGAAAATAGAGTGTGAAAAGCTGTTCGATATGATTACCCAATTAAAACTAAACACCGATTCTGAATTCTATCGAGTTATGATTAGATATTTGGCCACTCTAGAAAAGGATTATGAGACCGCAGAAAATATattagatcaattgattgagCATCCAAATTTACAAGCAGATGCATCTCACTTTGAAACGATGATGGAGGCATACGATTCAATTTCATATAGAGACGGCGTATTGAAACTTTTTGCCAAGATGACCAAAAATGAGGTACCATTGAACTCTAAAATTTTGCATCATTTGATAAAGTcaactttcaaaatacaAATTCGTAACCAAGAGAATTTGAGCCAACCCATTGAACTATTGGATCGAATCATGAAGAATGTCtctgaaagaaatttacaGATGACTTTCCAGTTTTTACACCCTTCAGTATTAGGTTTGCCCATGAGATGTGTTGCCAAGTATCATGGTGCACAGGAAGCATTGCAACTTTTAAATCGGTATAGTGAGTTATTCTATGGAACAACCGACTCTTCAACCTTACAAAATCGATTCGTTATTCTTCGGTCGCTCTTAGTGCTGACGGGTGAAATACAACAATGggaagattttgaaggatATTATCAGAAATATGTGGCtagaattgagaaatttcaaaatacaCCTTCAGCTACCCAGCCAAACAAGAGGATGAAATCATTGATGGTTGGATTATTTGCATACAAAGTAAAACATCTATTATGGAAAGGTGCTATACATGAAATTCCACAATGGAtgcaaaaatttgaaaaaatgggGTTATGGTTGGATAACGATTCTTGGAATGAGGCGGTAATGACTATGTTCAAAGATTCAAGGACCATTGAATTTGCCCTGAAAGTCGTTAACGAAAAATTAATCCATGGGTACAATCTAATTCACAAATATCGATTACTTCGTCATAATTCTAAACAATTGACTTCCGCTGATAAACTACCATGGTTATTACAACATAAAAAGTTGTATCCTGAAAGTTTCCGTCACAAATTGTATCTAAAATCGGATGTCGCTACCAGCGTGATGGAATCGATGGATCAGTACTTAAATTGTTGTCAAGATTTAAATGAGGAGGTAACTCGATTAGCTAAATTATACCCATATttcatgaaaaattatttgatgcATCCTAGAAACGTGAATGGTTGGGATGAGATGGAGAAAAGACATTCGGGAgtttttcaacaattgagattaaccaaaaaattgtaacAGTACATGTATATATGAAGTAGAAAAAAAGTAAGATTCTATTTGTTGTCATCATCAGCGGCTGCTGATTGTACCAATACGTCTTTTGACCCAATTGTTTCGCCATAAATTAATGGCCCCACATAAGGTTGAATATTCCACTTCAGTTTGAATTCTAGTTCTTTACCGCTCAATTTATCTTGAGCATCCCAAATGTTATATTTCGATTTAGCACCGTTAACCTTCAAGTGAGCTTCATCCTTCGATGTAATAATCTTATCCCAAAACACAACTTCGTTATGAGTATTTTTACCATCGTATTCTGCTGTTAAGTACGCAAATACTTGCTTTGTATTCCAAGTGAAAAGTGGTGTCAAATCGGTTTCTAAATCAAAGGTAATCTTTGCATTCTCCTTTGGCTTACCATTGACTGAGCCGTAATACCTACTGGTACGAAAGCTTAAAGATGGTTTAATGGATTCAATTGTAGATGGTACCAAATCTGCATCTTGTGATTGCAATTGAAACCAAGAAGTAATTGCGATGAAAACGCTAATGAAAAGACCGTAGGTAATGGCTTGATTACCCAATGTTTGAAACCTTTGTGATAGTGAAAACATCTAATGGGACCTTAACGCATATATGCATATACTATTGGGTTACTAGTGGTGTTGGACCGACTCTATAATAAGGTAGAGAGATTTAGCACGGAATATAATCAGGTGACTAAATGCCTTTAGACGGCACACGTGATTATCACGTTGCTATCCGAAATGTTGATGTCCGTCTTACCACCGCGCCTAAAATCACAATACGTCCTTCTAGAAACATTGGAAGGCATTCTAGAAACATTAAATAGCATTCTAGAAGCTTTACTCGAGGGTTCTTCCATTTACTTATGTTTGCACAACAATGAGAATTCACATTCCGATGCTCGAAGGTACAATACAAACCCACTTTATAACCGAGGAATGCGAAAACCTAAAATGTTACCAAGAATTAGAAACAAGTTCAAGGAGTGATTACGCTTATAGCAGTGGCCGTGTCTCCTAAGAGTACCAAACATCCACGATTTTTGTAAGATGTCTTGAGTTCTTTATCTTAAGTTGAAGTTGTAGTTGAAGAGCGATGCAAATCTATGATGGTCAACCCTTTGACCAAAAACTAGATTTGCCAAGCTTATCTCTGACGAAATTCAACAACCTTCAAATAACATATAGTATCGGGATGAAAATTCCTGATAATCACGCGTGACTTGACACAACGACAGGTCTGAGAATTTTGGGACACGGCGTCACAAATTCAATTGCAAAATaattaagaaaaaaaaaaaaaaaaaaaacaaaaaacaatttGAGAACAGTGCCCTCCCATTATTCGCATTACCCTATCCCCCACCCAAGCAATGCCTGCCACTTATAATGCATCAAGAATATCAGCCATTCTATCTTTATGCGGATTTATAATGGGTATGGACGTCACATCACTGGCGGTTTTCCTAGATAAACCGTATTTTAACGATTACTTCCATTATCCAGGGCCGCTAGTACAAGGTGCGTTAAGCGGTGCTCACCCACTGGGAGGACTTACAGGCTGTTTGGTATACAGCCTTCTGTGTGACAAATTTGGTCGTGTTGGTTTGTTCCGTCTAGGTTCATTATTTTGGCTCATGGGTTCGATTATCGCGGTGGGCTCAATTAATACTGCGATGGTGATAGCATCTAGATGGATTAAGGGCACGAACGTCGGAATTCTCTCCATTCTGTTAACCGCCTACTGCAGTGAAGTAATATCTCCACAACGTAAGGGACGAACATTAGGCTTCGTTCAATTTGCCTGTTCTTTTGGAATATTGTCCATGTTTTGCATGTGCATCTTACTGAATCATTATTGGCAGGAAGAATTGACCTTTCGACTTGCATGGTCATTAGAAACTTTACCATGCcttttttttgtatttggTTCACTGTGGTTACCAGAATCCCCTACATGGCTTACAACCGTAGGCCGGTATGAGCAAGCCCAAGAGGTCCAAAACCACTTAGCTGTAGAGCATAACCGTGTTTGCGGAGAAAAGACACCACAAATGGAACTTCTCGAGAAACTAGATTTGGCTGCCACACTAGATGATGCATCTGATGGATTTTCCTACCTAGATCTCTTTACATTAAAATACTTGCCCTTCACTGCAATGGCAGCGATTCTTCAACTACTTGTCCAATTCAGCGGAATTAGTGTTCTCATGTATTATGCAGTTTATATTTGCGAAATGGTAGGCCTCCAAAGTACCGTTAGAAGCACTGCCGCTGCCATTCCATACGCAATCAACGTATTGCTTACACTTTTACCACCACTTTTCCTCGACCGACTTCGTCGTAAGGACATCACATTAGCAGGTGCTTATCCACTTGCACTAATAATGATTTCACTCTCACTCACAATGCTTCTACAAGGACATCGTGTACAGGAACCATTAGGTGGAAATGCTGCTCTCACATGGACGGTTAGCTCAAAAGGAGCACCCTATGTGCTTTCACTGTGTTATTTGTTTGTTTCCGTTTTTTCACTAACACTTGGTGCTGCACCCTGGCTCTACACATGCGAGATTCTACCTGTACGTGCTCGCAGCAAAGGACTCGCCGTCTCTATGGCAGTGGGATGGGCGACTAACTGTGTTCTCACCTTGGCCGCTCCCTGGCTATTTGCACGGTTACAGTGGGCTATTTTCCTCCTACTTGGCTCCGTCACATTACTGATTTCCGCATTTATTTGCGCATATTTCCCGGACACTGTTGAGATTGCTGCCGCTACCGATGATGCCGCTGCTGCTTCCCGTATCACTAAGCCCGAGAGAGCTAACTCCGAGAGTCCGGACCACGGTAGTTGTACTTTATCCGgaagtgatgatgaaaatggtgCAGATAAGGATCCTCACAATACGCCGCACTACGTGAACGATAGCCCTTCCATGTCTCCTGTTGTAGGGCCAACCTTCAAAACTGCCACCACAGAAACTGGATTGCAGAAGCAACTGCGGCACCAACATCTACAACACTTGCAGTTGCAGAAACCGATAGAGCTTTCAATAGTGGATGGCGCATCACTCTAAGCAACAGCAATAGTGAATACATTTAACAATAACCTCGTATATCGCTTAAACGCCGAAATAAATAAATTATTCCTTGGCAAAGTTACTATTGTAGTAACCATACCTATTCTTGTAGTTACCGTTACTATGGCGCACATACTGTGCGCATAAACTCCATTGGGAAAATTTTCTACTGGGAATGTCCTACATTTTCTGCTGGGAATGCCCTGCATTTTCTATTTCAGTTCAGTGATATCGGACATATGTCATGACATTCCTTAACGGGGAATGCCCATCGCGTTGAGCGGTACTGCTTACAACAGCGCGAAAATTGCTACTGGCAATGGCCAATGAGAGCTTGCAAAtcttattttcaaatatgaaGATCCTCTTGCACGATTTCCCAAAGGATCTAATCTCTTGCTCCCGTCGTCTAAGGAACCACATCCCCATAGGTGAGGAGATAAACACCCCGCGGGACAATGTGCTTCTGCTAGTCTTTAGTCATATCGAGCATCGGACTGCTGCAGGTAGACAAACTCGCAGGAAATAGGAATGCGAGCCAAGTAATTAATTAGCTGCAGACAACACCGAGTAAAGAATATTCGCAAAACTAGAATAAACCAAAGAACTAAGCAACTGATGACCGACTCGGAATTGCCCGTAGTTGGTTGACCTATACTCTAAATGGCCATTTTAAATGTGTACTATTACCGTCGAAGTATGTTCTCTTTAATCTGTACGCGCTTGTATGAGTGTCGCTAAGAACTGAGAGGTCACCACAGTGGATGCTGATTAACCAACTTTTTGCTCAAACATCCTGTTGAGTTGATACCTCTCCGTAGCACAATGTCATTTTTTCCTTGAGTAAGTCAAACGAAAATCCTGAAGAACACCCACTGGGCAAAATTTTTTAGTCCTGGCCCAACAGTATATTCCATATATATTCAACCGATAACCGGTCCTTGAGGCTTTGGAAGGTTAACGTTCTTGAccttgttcttgttctatTCCAAGGTAAATcacaaaaacaaaaagcAAGGAAGGAAGCAGACATTTCCTAATGATTCGGTCGCTTTATTCGTTGCTGCTACTAGTGGCTCCCCTCGTTCTTGCGTTGGGCGGGTCCACTACTACAACTGTTAGTCCCGTGCCAGATCGATTGGCACGTAGGGATAGAATTGAGATCCAAAACGTCCAAGACGCTTGTGCAGGTCGAAGCTTTTTGAATAGTGTTAGTATTCTCCAACAAAACATGGATGTTACCGATGTTTCCTACCTAGGGAATAACACTTATAACGTGACTATTCATGTTACTGGTTCAAGCACTATTGCTTCTAATCTCTTGCAAAGTTTGGCTATCACCAACATCGATGGTCCGGAGAACCAAGTTACTTTGTACAGCACTGACTCTGCGGGTTTGTTAAATACGGTTTCTCCAACGGACTATACTGCTACTTTTGAGTCTTATGGTGTTCAACAAGGTAATGAAATCTGGTTACCAgctttccaattgacatATACCTATAGCAATGGTTTACCTGATCCCTTGGCTGCTAGTAACTCCTATAATTTGGCGGCTGGTTGTCCAGCTGTGGATTCTTCTCTCGCAGGTTATCACTGGAGAAATCCAGATTCACCTGTTAGCTCCACGACTTCTAGCAGCTCCTCATCAACTAGCTCCAGTGCTCCTCCATCTGGCTCTAGTATCCCACCAAGTACTTCCTCAAGCGCATCATCTACTAGTGGTTCCAGCAGTGCTCCAGGCACTTCTTCAACAGGTTCAACATCTGCTCCAAGCGGCAGCGGTAactctggtgcctctggtgcctctggtgcttccggtgcatcatcttctgaagcaagcggcagcggtaactctgctacctctggtgcctctggtgcttccggtgcatcttcctctgctccAACCAGTACTTccggtgcttcatcttctgaagcaaGCGGCAGCGGTAACTCTGCTACTTCTGGTGCAACTGGTGCTTCATCAACTAGCTCCAGTGCTCCTCCATCTGGATCTAGTGCTTCATCTGCTCCAAGCAGTGGTGCTTCCGGTGCTTCCGgcgcatcttcctctgctccAACCAGTACTTccggtgcttcatcttctgaagcaagcggcagcggtaactctgctacctctggtgcctctggtgcctctggtgcttccggcgcatcttcctctgctccAACCAGTACTTccggtgcttcatcttctgaagcaagcggcagcggtaactctgctacctctggtgcctctggtgcctctggtgcttccggcgcatcttcctctgctccAACCAGTACTTccggtgcttcatcttctgaagcaagcggcagcggtaactctgctacctctggtgcctctggtgcctctggtgcttccggcgcatcttcctctgctccAACCAGTACTTccggtgcttcatcttctgaagcaagcggcagcggtaactctgctacctctggtgcctctggtgcctctggtgcttccggcgcatcttcctctgctccAAGCAGTGGTGCTTccggtgcttcatcttccgAAGCAAGCGGCAGTGGTAACTCTGCTACCTCTGGAATTGTCAGTGCTTCATCTGCTCCAAGCGGCAATGGTAACTCTGCtacctctggtgcctctggtgcctctggtgcctctggtgcttccggcgcatcttcctctgctccAACCAGTACTTccggtgcttcatcttctgaagcaaGCGGCAGCGGTAACTCTGCTACTTCTGGTGCAACTGGTGCTTCATCAACTAGCTCCAGTGCTCCTCCATCTGGATCTAATGTTCCACCAAGTACTTCCTCAAGCGCTTCATCTACTAGTACTTCCAGCAGTGATCCAAGTAGTTCATCAACCAGTTCATCAACCGAGATCCAAGACGTTGAAGATGCTTGCCCAGGTCGAAGCTTTTTGAATAGTGTTAGTATTCTCCAACAAAACATGGATGTTACCGATGTTTCCTACCTAGGGAATAACACTTATAACGTGACTATTCATGTTACTGGTTCAAGCACTATTGCTTCTAATCTCTTGCAAAGTTTGGCTATCACCAACATCGATGGTCCGGAGAACCAAGTTACTTTGTACAGCACTGACTCTGCGGGTTTGTTAAATACGGTTTCTCCAACGGACTATACTGCTACTTTTGAGTCTTATGGTGTTCAACAAGGTAATGAAATCTGGTTACCAgctttccaattgacatATACCTATAGCAATGGTTTACCTGATCCCTTGGCTGCTAGTAACTCCTATAATTTGGCGGCTGGTTGTCCAGCTGTGGATTCTTCTCTCGCAGGTTATCACTGGAGAAATCCAGATTCACCTGTTAGCTCCACGACTTCTAGCAGCTCCTCATCAACTAGCTCCAGTGCTCCTCCATCTGGCTCTAGTATCCCACCAAGTACTTCCTCAAGCGCATCATCTACTAGTGGTTCCAGCAGTGCTCCAGGCACTTCTTCAACAGGTTCACCATCTGCTCCAAGCGGCAGCGGTAactctggtgcctctggtgcctctggtgcttccggtgcatcatcttctgaagcaagcggcagcggtaactctgctacctctggtgcctctggtgcctctggtgcttccggtgcctctggtgcttcATCTGCTCC
The genomic region above belongs to Zygosaccharomyces rouxii strain CBS732 chromosome F complete sequence and contains:
- the PET309 gene encoding Pet309p (similar to uniprot|P32522 Saccharomyces cerevisiae YLR067C PET309 Specific translational activator for the COX1 mRNA also influences stability of intron-containing COX1 primary transcripts located in the mitochondrial inner membrane) is translated as MLKYAAPLVKHYKKVVWNPEVPNRIKNILKDEKPLKSRENAALMNYYINMHNGRLHPSERGYLLRYLYQKKAYGSVVTVGSRLLYGNNNDGIKSVIRDDVSMNELKRYLNSLVRLHKTSQLDSCMGRIIAQFAITRRSFVVDIINSIFVTTYQTFGEDSMEPLIKWVKWMKMLNGHCEFTDYMQYKYIMSSLLFYLRGRRGNDHDNKSFFENVLGDIKRIQGAAAASQFATTLMCLLAYSRRFHSVENIWHYKINQNFSIVSADLTNIMKVFCHFKSFESIPSLYQEHPDAHDDVRQFDYLLIAHSELQDWKSLQDQFNALFNVGDLPNLRHYGIVMYSLATIGELENVERLYAQLLRRKLLPNFAVLQSLLLVHYKCADLNGCFAQFDLFDKYSIPPSSSTYTIMLKAYRNLNDIDGALRLLKKMTESAYHVITERHFSILIHMCSKITNTMIAEELFQLMVDHYNITPTGLSVAALMDVYIASGVPQESLSLFKKYAQLKPVDEGLISIYNRAITARIEMGEKIECEKLFDMITQLKLNTDSEFYRVMIRYLATLEKDYETAENILDQLIEHPNLQADASHFETMMEAYDSISYRDGVLKLFAKMTKNEVPLNSKILHHLIKSTFKIQIRNQENLSQPIELLDRIMKNVSERNLQMTFQFLHPSVLGLPMRCVAKYHGAQEALQLLNRYSELFYGTTDSSTLQNRFVILRSLLVLTGEIQQWEDFEGYYQKYVARIEKFQNTPSATQPNKRMKSLMVGLFAYKVKHLLWKGAIHEIPQWMQKFEKMGLWLDNDSWNEAVMTMFKDSRTIEFALKVVNEKLIHGYNLIHKYRLLRHNSKQLTSADKLPWLLQHKKLYPESFRHKLYLKSDVATSVMESMDQYLNCCQDLNEEVTRLAKLYPYFMKNYLMHPRNVNGWDEMEKRHSGVFQQLRLTKKL
- a CDS encoding uncharacterized protein (similar to gnl|GLV|CAGL0K12716g Candida glabrata CAGL0K12716g and weakly similar to YFL040W uniprot|P43562 Saccharomyces cerevisiae YFL040W Hypothetical ORF) → MPATYNASRISAILSLCGFIMGMDVTSLAVFLDKPYFNDYFHYPGPLVQGALSGAHPLGGLTGCLVYSLLCDKFGRVGLFRLGSLFWLMGSIIAVGSINTAMVIASRWIKGTNVGILSILLTAYCSEVISPQRKGRTLGFVQFACSFGILSMFCMCILLNHYWQEELTFRLAWSLETLPCLFFVFGSLWLPESPTWLTTVGRYEQAQEVQNHLAVEHNRVCGEKTPQMELLEKLDLAATLDDASDGFSYLDLFTLKYLPFTAMAAILQLLVQFSGISVLMYYAVYICEMVGLQSTVRSTAAAIPYAINVLLTLLPPLFLDRLRRKDITLAGAYPLALIMISLSLTMLLQGHRVQEPLGGNAALTWTVSSKGAPYVLSLCYLFVSVFSLTLGAAPWLYTCEILPVRARSKGLAVSMAVGWATNCVLTLAAPWLFARLQWAIFLLLGSVTLLISAFICAYFPDTVEIAAATDDAAAASRITKPERANSESPDHGSCTLSGSDDENGADKDPHNTPHYVNDSPSMSPVVGPTFKTATTETGLQKQLRHQHLQHLQLQKPIELSIVDGASL
- the SPC3 gene encoding signal peptidase complex subunit SPC3 (similar to uniprot|Q12133 Saccharomyces cerevisiae YLR066W SPC3 Subunit of signal peptidase complex (Spc1p Spc2p Spc3p Sec11p) which catalyzes cleavage of N-terminal signal sequences of proteins targeted to the secretory pathway homologous to mammalian SPC22/23); translation: MFSLSQRFQTLGNQAITYGLFISVFIAITSWFQLQSQDADLVPSTIESIKPSLSFRTSRYYGSVNGKPKENAKITFDLETDLTPLFTWNTKQVFAYLTAEYDGKNTHNEVVFWDKIITSKDEAHLKVNGAKSKYNIWDAQDKLSGKELEFKLKWNIQPYVGPLIYGETIGSKDVLVQSAAADDDNK